In Populus trichocarpa isolate Nisqually-1 chromosome 7, P.trichocarpa_v4.1, whole genome shotgun sequence, the following proteins share a genomic window:
- the LOC7462598 gene encoding uncharacterized protein LOC7462598 isoform X3, whose protein sequence is MEENMAAYYPPPPPPPPGHYPTYYQPQPPPPTVAPIPPPPPHHLPYIPHPQPPPAPFVSYVSVPAYVPHDQVRTLFVAGLPDDIKPREMYNLFREFPGYESSHLRTPSQNSQGMVFDLEKGSTLYIDLAKSNSRSKRSRTDDEWSSLDKKARVSSGFSMGTPDSAGFGSVHLPGMANSAFNTIGFPSAQSPGSIDDRSRNESKAGRMNNSSAPPCPTLFVANLGQNCTEEELIQVFSRQGSNSRSRCNVLLILFSIKKYYAADSFFPTLSVRCPGFLKLKMQSTYGAPVAFVDFQDTASSTGALNHLQGTVLYSSVAGEGLRLEYAKSRMGMRRKPR, encoded by the exons ATGGAGGAAAACATGGCCGCATACTacccgccaccaccaccaccaccaccgggTCACTACCCAACCTACTACCAACCGCAACCTCCGCCACCAACGGTGGCACCTattccacctccacctcctcaTCACCTCCCTTACATACCTCATCCACAACCGCCACCGGCACCTTTCGTATCCTACGTCAGTGTTCCTGCTTATGTCCCACACGATCAGGTCCGTACTCTCTTTGTTGCTGGCCTTCCTGATGACATCAAGCCCCGCGAAATGTACAATTTATTCCGCGAGTTCCCTGGCTACGAATCTTCTCATCTCCGTACCCCCTCTCAAAATTCTCAG GGGATGGTTTTCGATCTTGAAAAGGGATCTACCCTATATATTGATCTAGCAAAATCTAATTCTAGATCTAAGCGCTCAAGAACAG ATGATGAATGGTCCAGTTTGGATAAAAAGGCTAGGGTTTCCTCTGGATTCTCGATGGGCACTCCTGATTCAG CAGGTTTTGGCAGCGTTCACTTGCCTGGAATGGCTAATTCTGCTTTCAACACGATTGGTTTTCCATCTGCACAAAG TCCTGGAAGCATCGATGACAGATCTAGAAATGAGTCAAAAGCAGGAAGAATG AATAATTCTTCAGCACCTCCATGCCCAACACTTTTTGTGGCTAATCTGGGACAAAATTGTACAGAGGAGGAGCTAATTCAAGTATTCTCAAGGCAAGGAAGCAATAGTCGTTCCAGGTGTAATGTTCtgttgattcttttttctataaaaaaatattatgctgcTGATTCTTTTTTCCCTACTCTTTCTGTCAGATGCCCTGGATTTCTGAAATTGAAGATGCAGAGCACATATGGGGCTCCAGTCGCATTTGTTGATTTCCAG GATACTGCCAGCTCAACTGGGGCACTAAATCATCTGCAAGGCACCGTTCTCTATTCATCAGTTGCTGGCGAGGGCTTGCGGTTGGA ATATGCAAAATCACGCATGGGAATGCGGAGGAAACCaaggtaa
- the LOC7462598 gene encoding RNA-binding protein L isoform X4 has translation MEENMAAYYPPPPPPPPGHYPTYYQPQPPPPTVAPIPPPPPHHLPYIPHPQPPPAPFVSYVSVPAYVPHDQVRTLFVAGLPDDIKPREMYNLFREFPGYESSHLRTPSQNSQPFAFATFTDQPSAVAAMHALNGMVFDLEKGSTLYIDLAKSNSRSKRSRTDDEWSSLDKKARVSSGFSMGTPDSAGFGSVHLPGMANSAFNTIGFPSAQSPGSIDDRSRNESKAGRMNNSSAPPCPTLFVANLGQNCTEEELIQVFSRQGSNSRSRCPGFLKLKMQSTYGAPVAFVDFQDTASSTGALNHLQGTVLYSSVAGEGLRLEYAKSRMGMRRKPR, from the exons ATGGAGGAAAACATGGCCGCATACTacccgccaccaccaccaccaccaccgggTCACTACCCAACCTACTACCAACCGCAACCTCCGCCACCAACGGTGGCACCTattccacctccacctcctcaTCACCTCCCTTACATACCTCATCCACAACCGCCACCGGCACCTTTCGTATCCTACGTCAGTGTTCCTGCTTATGTCCCACACGATCAGGTCCGTACTCTCTTTGTTGCTGGCCTTCCTGATGACATCAAGCCCCGCGAAATGTACAATTTATTCCGCGAGTTCCCTGGCTACGAATCTTCTCATCTCCGTACCCCCTCTCAAAATTCTCAG CCATTTGCCTTTGCTACATTCACTGACCAGCCGTCCGCGGTTGCAGCCATGCATGCTCTGAAT GGGATGGTTTTCGATCTTGAAAAGGGATCTACCCTATATATTGATCTAGCAAAATCTAATTCTAGATCTAAGCGCTCAAGAACAG ATGATGAATGGTCCAGTTTGGATAAAAAGGCTAGGGTTTCCTCTGGATTCTCGATGGGCACTCCTGATTCAG CAGGTTTTGGCAGCGTTCACTTGCCTGGAATGGCTAATTCTGCTTTCAACACGATTGGTTTTCCATCTGCACAAAG TCCTGGAAGCATCGATGACAGATCTAGAAATGAGTCAAAAGCAGGAAGAATG AATAATTCTTCAGCACCTCCATGCCCAACACTTTTTGTGGCTAATCTGGGACAAAATTGTACAGAGGAGGAGCTAATTCAAGTATTCTCAAGGCAAGGAAGCAATAGTCGTTCCAG ATGCCCTGGATTTCTGAAATTGAAGATGCAGAGCACATATGGGGCTCCAGTCGCATTTGTTGATTTCCAG GATACTGCCAGCTCAACTGGGGCACTAAATCATCTGCAAGGCACCGTTCTCTATTCATCAGTTGCTGGCGAGGGCTTGCGGTTGGA ATATGCAAAATCACGCATGGGAATGCGGAGGAAACCaaggtaa
- the LOC7462598 gene encoding RNA-binding protein L isoform X5, producing MEENMAAYYPPPPPPPPGHYPTYYQPQPPPPTVAPIPPPPPHHLPYIPHPQPPPAPFVSYVSVPAYVPHDQVRTLFVAGLPDDIKPREMYNLFREFPGYESSHLRTPSQNSQPFAFATFTDQPSAVAAMHALNGMVFDLEKGSTLYIDLAKSNSRSKRSRTDDEWSSLDKKARVSSGFSMGTPDSAGFGSVHLPGMANSAFNTIGFPSAQSPGSIDDRSRNESKAGRMNNSSAPPCPTLFVANLGQNCTEEELIQVFSRCPGFLKLKMQSTYGAPVAFVDFQDTASSTGALNHLQGTVLYSSVAGEGLRLEYAKSRMGMRRKPR from the exons ATGGAGGAAAACATGGCCGCATACTacccgccaccaccaccaccaccaccgggTCACTACCCAACCTACTACCAACCGCAACCTCCGCCACCAACGGTGGCACCTattccacctccacctcctcaTCACCTCCCTTACATACCTCATCCACAACCGCCACCGGCACCTTTCGTATCCTACGTCAGTGTTCCTGCTTATGTCCCACACGATCAGGTCCGTACTCTCTTTGTTGCTGGCCTTCCTGATGACATCAAGCCCCGCGAAATGTACAATTTATTCCGCGAGTTCCCTGGCTACGAATCTTCTCATCTCCGTACCCCCTCTCAAAATTCTCAG CCATTTGCCTTTGCTACATTCACTGACCAGCCGTCCGCGGTTGCAGCCATGCATGCTCTGAAT GGGATGGTTTTCGATCTTGAAAAGGGATCTACCCTATATATTGATCTAGCAAAATCTAATTCTAGATCTAAGCGCTCAAGAACAG ATGATGAATGGTCCAGTTTGGATAAAAAGGCTAGGGTTTCCTCTGGATTCTCGATGGGCACTCCTGATTCAG CAGGTTTTGGCAGCGTTCACTTGCCTGGAATGGCTAATTCTGCTTTCAACACGATTGGTTTTCCATCTGCACAAAG TCCTGGAAGCATCGATGACAGATCTAGAAATGAGTCAAAAGCAGGAAGAATG AATAATTCTTCAGCACCTCCATGCCCAACACTTTTTGTGGCTAATCTGGGACAAAATTGTACAGAGGAGGAGCTAATTCAAGTATTCTCAAG ATGCCCTGGATTTCTGAAATTGAAGATGCAGAGCACATATGGGGCTCCAGTCGCATTTGTTGATTTCCAG GATACTGCCAGCTCAACTGGGGCACTAAATCATCTGCAAGGCACCGTTCTCTATTCATCAGTTGCTGGCGAGGGCTTGCGGTTGGA ATATGCAAAATCACGCATGGGAATGCGGAGGAAACCaaggtaa
- the LOC7462598 gene encoding RNA-binding protein L isoform X2: MEENMAAYYPPPPPPPPGHYPTYYQPQPPPPTVAPIPPPPPHHLPYIPHPQPPPAPFVSYVSVPAYVPHDQVRTLFVAGLPDDIKPREMYNLFREFPGYESSHLRTPSQNSQPFAFATFTDQPSAVAAMHALNGMVFDLEKGSTLYIDLAKSNSRSKRSRTDDEWSSLDKKARVSSGFSMGTPDSGFGSVHLPGMANSAFNTIGFPSAQSPGSIDDRSRNESKAGRMNNSSAPPCPTLFVANLGQNCTEEELIQVFSRQGSNSRSRCNVLLILFSIKKYYAADSFFPTLSVRCPGFLKLKMQSTYGAPVAFVDFQDTASSTGALNHLQGTVLYSSVAGEGLRLEYAKSRMGMRRKPR; encoded by the exons ATGGAGGAAAACATGGCCGCATACTacccgccaccaccaccaccaccaccgggTCACTACCCAACCTACTACCAACCGCAACCTCCGCCACCAACGGTGGCACCTattccacctccacctcctcaTCACCTCCCTTACATACCTCATCCACAACCGCCACCGGCACCTTTCGTATCCTACGTCAGTGTTCCTGCTTATGTCCCACACGATCAGGTCCGTACTCTCTTTGTTGCTGGCCTTCCTGATGACATCAAGCCCCGCGAAATGTACAATTTATTCCGCGAGTTCCCTGGCTACGAATCTTCTCATCTCCGTACCCCCTCTCAAAATTCTCAG CCATTTGCCTTTGCTACATTCACTGACCAGCCGTCCGCGGTTGCAGCCATGCATGCTCTGAAT GGGATGGTTTTCGATCTTGAAAAGGGATCTACCCTATATATTGATCTAGCAAAATCTAATTCTAGATCTAAGCGCTCAAGAACAG ATGATGAATGGTCCAGTTTGGATAAAAAGGCTAGGGTTTCCTCTGGATTCTCGATGGGCACTCCTGATTCAG GTTTTGGCAGCGTTCACTTGCCTGGAATGGCTAATTCTGCTTTCAACACGATTGGTTTTCCATCTGCACAAAG TCCTGGAAGCATCGATGACAGATCTAGAAATGAGTCAAAAGCAGGAAGAATG AATAATTCTTCAGCACCTCCATGCCCAACACTTTTTGTGGCTAATCTGGGACAAAATTGTACAGAGGAGGAGCTAATTCAAGTATTCTCAAGGCAAGGAAGCAATAGTCGTTCCAGGTGTAATGTTCtgttgattcttttttctataaaaaaatattatgctgcTGATTCTTTTTTCCCTACTCTTTCTGTCAGATGCCCTGGATTTCTGAAATTGAAGATGCAGAGCACATATGGGGCTCCAGTCGCATTTGTTGATTTCCAG GATACTGCCAGCTCAACTGGGGCACTAAATCATCTGCAAGGCACCGTTCTCTATTCATCAGTTGCTGGCGAGGGCTTGCGGTTGGA ATATGCAAAATCACGCATGGGAATGCGGAGGAAACCaaggtaa
- the LOC7462598 gene encoding RNA-binding protein L isoform X6, whose translation MEENMAAYYPPPPPPPPGHYPTYYQPQPPPPTVAPIPPPPPHHLPYIPHPQPPPAPFVSYVSVPAYVPHDQVRTLFVAGLPDDIKPREMYNLFREFPGYESSHLRTPSQNSQPFAFATFTDQPSAVAAMHALNGMVFDLEKGSTLYIDLAKSNSRSKRSRTDDEWSSLDKKARVSSGFSMGTPDSGFGSVHLPGMANSAFNTIGFPSAQSPGSIDDRSRNESKAGRMNNSSAPPCPTLFVANLGQNCTEEELIQVFSRCPGFLKLKMQSTYGAPVAFVDFQDTASSTGALNHLQGTVLYSSVAGEGLRLEYAKSRMGMRRKPR comes from the exons ATGGAGGAAAACATGGCCGCATACTacccgccaccaccaccaccaccaccgggTCACTACCCAACCTACTACCAACCGCAACCTCCGCCACCAACGGTGGCACCTattccacctccacctcctcaTCACCTCCCTTACATACCTCATCCACAACCGCCACCGGCACCTTTCGTATCCTACGTCAGTGTTCCTGCTTATGTCCCACACGATCAGGTCCGTACTCTCTTTGTTGCTGGCCTTCCTGATGACATCAAGCCCCGCGAAATGTACAATTTATTCCGCGAGTTCCCTGGCTACGAATCTTCTCATCTCCGTACCCCCTCTCAAAATTCTCAG CCATTTGCCTTTGCTACATTCACTGACCAGCCGTCCGCGGTTGCAGCCATGCATGCTCTGAAT GGGATGGTTTTCGATCTTGAAAAGGGATCTACCCTATATATTGATCTAGCAAAATCTAATTCTAGATCTAAGCGCTCAAGAACAG ATGATGAATGGTCCAGTTTGGATAAAAAGGCTAGGGTTTCCTCTGGATTCTCGATGGGCACTCCTGATTCAG GTTTTGGCAGCGTTCACTTGCCTGGAATGGCTAATTCTGCTTTCAACACGATTGGTTTTCCATCTGCACAAAG TCCTGGAAGCATCGATGACAGATCTAGAAATGAGTCAAAAGCAGGAAGAATG AATAATTCTTCAGCACCTCCATGCCCAACACTTTTTGTGGCTAATCTGGGACAAAATTGTACAGAGGAGGAGCTAATTCAAGTATTCTCAAG ATGCCCTGGATTTCTGAAATTGAAGATGCAGAGCACATATGGGGCTCCAGTCGCATTTGTTGATTTCCAG GATACTGCCAGCTCAACTGGGGCACTAAATCATCTGCAAGGCACCGTTCTCTATTCATCAGTTGCTGGCGAGGGCTTGCGGTTGGA ATATGCAAAATCACGCATGGGAATGCGGAGGAAACCaaggtaa
- the LOC7462598 gene encoding RNA-binding protein L isoform X1, producing the protein MEENMAAYYPPPPPPPPGHYPTYYQPQPPPPTVAPIPPPPPHHLPYIPHPQPPPAPFVSYVSVPAYVPHDQVRTLFVAGLPDDIKPREMYNLFREFPGYESSHLRTPSQNSQPFAFATFTDQPSAVAAMHALNGMVFDLEKGSTLYIDLAKSNSRSKRSRTDDEWSSLDKKARVSSGFSMGTPDSAGFGSVHLPGMANSAFNTIGFPSAQSPGSIDDRSRNESKAGRMNNSSAPPCPTLFVANLGQNCTEEELIQVFSRQGSNSRSRCNVLLILFSIKKYYAADSFFPTLSVRCPGFLKLKMQSTYGAPVAFVDFQDTASSTGALNHLQGTVLYSSVAGEGLRLEYAKSRMGMRRKPR; encoded by the exons ATGGAGGAAAACATGGCCGCATACTacccgccaccaccaccaccaccaccgggTCACTACCCAACCTACTACCAACCGCAACCTCCGCCACCAACGGTGGCACCTattccacctccacctcctcaTCACCTCCCTTACATACCTCATCCACAACCGCCACCGGCACCTTTCGTATCCTACGTCAGTGTTCCTGCTTATGTCCCACACGATCAGGTCCGTACTCTCTTTGTTGCTGGCCTTCCTGATGACATCAAGCCCCGCGAAATGTACAATTTATTCCGCGAGTTCCCTGGCTACGAATCTTCTCATCTCCGTACCCCCTCTCAAAATTCTCAG CCATTTGCCTTTGCTACATTCACTGACCAGCCGTCCGCGGTTGCAGCCATGCATGCTCTGAAT GGGATGGTTTTCGATCTTGAAAAGGGATCTACCCTATATATTGATCTAGCAAAATCTAATTCTAGATCTAAGCGCTCAAGAACAG ATGATGAATGGTCCAGTTTGGATAAAAAGGCTAGGGTTTCCTCTGGATTCTCGATGGGCACTCCTGATTCAG CAGGTTTTGGCAGCGTTCACTTGCCTGGAATGGCTAATTCTGCTTTCAACACGATTGGTTTTCCATCTGCACAAAG TCCTGGAAGCATCGATGACAGATCTAGAAATGAGTCAAAAGCAGGAAGAATG AATAATTCTTCAGCACCTCCATGCCCAACACTTTTTGTGGCTAATCTGGGACAAAATTGTACAGAGGAGGAGCTAATTCAAGTATTCTCAAGGCAAGGAAGCAATAGTCGTTCCAGGTGTAATGTTCtgttgattcttttttctataaaaaaatattatgctgcTGATTCTTTTTTCCCTACTCTTTCTGTCAGATGCCCTGGATTTCTGAAATTGAAGATGCAGAGCACATATGGGGCTCCAGTCGCATTTGTTGATTTCCAG GATACTGCCAGCTCAACTGGGGCACTAAATCATCTGCAAGGCACCGTTCTCTATTCATCAGTTGCTGGCGAGGGCTTGCGGTTGGA ATATGCAAAATCACGCATGGGAATGCGGAGGAAACCaaggtaa